A single region of the Duganella sp. BuS-21 genome encodes:
- a CDS encoding type II and III secretion system protein family protein — translation MDPRHQTKALLAALTLTPTLALSAAPTVLPTPLVAGDSAGLRCSGQAAQPGSLQLQLGKSTLVRMPEALQARSVGNPAVLQAMLVAPDTLYVVGVDIGSSNMILQGRSGLCNVVEVVVGIDPSALQQALAALMPEQKHIHVSAAGDTLVISGTVDDAPTAARVLELAGAFVRRAAQPLDSGGKGAAAATGGASAAQTTQSASSTQASARIVNFLNIGAPQQVMLEVKIAEVSKSLLDKLEAGVTFNFGGGSWASTLSSNFVSGSLKSLLSIGNRASIAASKQDGLVRVLAEPTVMAISGQEGSFLAGGRIFVPVAQDNNKVTLEEKEFGVGLRFTPTVLAGGRINLRVAPEVSEISREGIGISAAGMSGASVLPLITTRRASTTVELYDGQSFAIGGLIKNNHSSSINGLPILGELPVLGALFRSTDFQQDRTELLFVVTPHLVQPLPANYKLPTDSVTTPSRARLFLGGRMEGEPADGAERK, via the coding sequence ATGGATCCCCGCCACCAAACCAAGGCGCTGCTCGCAGCGTTGACGCTGACGCCGACCCTGGCGTTGAGCGCTGCGCCGACGGTGCTGCCAACGCCACTGGTTGCAGGCGACAGCGCTGGCCTGCGCTGCAGCGGCCAGGCGGCGCAGCCGGGCAGCTTGCAGCTGCAGCTCGGGAAGTCCACCTTGGTGCGGATGCCGGAAGCGCTGCAGGCGCGCAGCGTCGGCAATCCGGCCGTGTTGCAGGCCATGCTGGTGGCGCCCGATACCCTGTACGTGGTGGGCGTGGACATCGGCAGCAGCAATATGATCTTGCAGGGCCGCAGCGGCTTGTGCAACGTGGTGGAGGTGGTGGTCGGCATCGACCCGAGTGCGCTGCAACAGGCGTTGGCCGCCTTGATGCCCGAACAGAAGCACATCCACGTGAGCGCAGCTGGCGACACGCTGGTCATCAGCGGCACCGTCGATGACGCGCCCACCGCCGCACGCGTGCTGGAACTTGCCGGCGCGTTCGTGCGCCGCGCCGCGCAACCGCTCGATAGCGGCGGCAAGGGCGCGGCTGCCGCTACGGGCGGCGCATCGGCGGCGCAGACCACACAATCCGCATCATCCACGCAGGCCAGCGCACGCATCGTCAACTTCCTCAACATCGGCGCACCGCAGCAGGTGATGCTGGAGGTGAAAATCGCCGAGGTCTCCAAATCCTTGCTGGACAAGCTGGAGGCGGGCGTCACCTTCAACTTCGGCGGCGGCAGCTGGGCCAGCACGCTGTCGTCCAACTTCGTCAGCGGCAGCTTGAAAAGCCTGCTCAGCATCGGCAACCGCGCCAGCATCGCCGCCAGCAAGCAGGATGGCCTGGTGCGCGTGCTGGCCGAGCCGACAGTGATGGCGATCAGCGGCCAGGAAGGCAGCTTCCTCGCGGGCGGGCGCATCTTCGTGCCGGTCGCGCAGGACAACAACAAGGTCACGCTGGAGGAGAAGGAATTCGGCGTCGGCCTGCGCTTCACGCCGACCGTGCTGGCCGGTGGCCGCATCAACCTGCGCGTGGCACCGGAAGTATCGGAAATCTCGCGCGAAGGCATCGGGATTTCGGCGGCCGGCATGTCCGGCGCCTCGGTGCTGCCGCTGATTACCACGCGCCGCGCCTCCACCACGGTGGAACTGTACGACGGTCAAAGCTTCGCCATCGGCGGCCTGATTAAAAACAACCACAGCTCCAGCATCAACGGCCTGCCCATCCTGGGCGAACTGCCGGTGCTGGGCGCGCTGTTCCGCAGCACAGACTTTCAGCAGGACCGCACCGAGCTGCTGTTTGTCGTCACTCCCCACCTGGTGCAACCGCTACCGGCCAACTACAAACTGCCGACCGACAGCGTTACCACGCCCAGCCGCGCCAGATTATTCCTCGGCGGCCGCATGGAAGGTGAGCCGGCGGACGGTGCGGAACGAAAATAG
- the cpaB gene encoding Flp pilus assembly protein CpaB, whose translation MKNRRALSMMALAVVFGLAAVALASRWLLRQTPASSNKIVVAATDVNLGQRLTTEMLKQIDWPAESLPRGALRDGSKLVGRVLKTSVLRDEPLSEAKLAPAGTLGGLSALIAEGKRAITVRVNDVVGVAGFALPGNFVDIIVNTQSNDRAISKIVLERILVLAVAQEVGRDETKPRVVNAVTLEVTPEQAENLDLARSVGTLSLVLRNQVDPRPGITDGATKGTLLGAHEAAATPAVPAAEPTPAPPRVRAQLAAAAPPARSCIGVIAGARRTQECL comes from the coding sequence ATGAAGAACCGTCGTGCTCTGTCGATGATGGCATTGGCCGTCGTGTTCGGACTGGCGGCGGTGGCGCTGGCTTCGCGCTGGCTGCTGCGGCAGACGCCCGCTTCGTCGAACAAGATCGTGGTGGCGGCGACCGACGTCAACCTCGGTCAGCGTCTGACGACGGAGATGCTCAAGCAGATCGACTGGCCGGCCGAGAGCCTGCCGCGCGGCGCGCTGCGCGACGGCAGCAAGCTGGTCGGCCGCGTGCTGAAAACCAGCGTGCTGCGCGACGAGCCGCTGAGCGAAGCCAAGCTGGCGCCGGCCGGCACGCTGGGAGGACTGTCGGCACTGATCGCCGAGGGCAAGCGCGCCATCACCGTGCGCGTCAACGATGTGGTGGGCGTGGCCGGCTTTGCGCTGCCGGGGAATTTTGTCGACATCATCGTCAATACGCAATCCAACGACCGGGCGATTTCCAAGATTGTGCTGGAGCGGATCCTGGTGCTGGCCGTGGCGCAGGAAGTGGGGCGCGATGAGACCAAGCCGCGCGTGGTGAATGCGGTGACGCTGGAGGTGACGCCGGAGCAGGCCGAGAACCTGGACCTGGCGCGCAGCGTGGGCACCTTGTCGCTGGTGCTGCGTAATCAGGTCGATCCTCGGCCTGGCATCACCGACGGCGCCACCAAAGGGACGCTGCTCGGCGCGCACGAGGCTGCGGCTACGCCGGCCGTGCCGGCGGCCGAGCCGACGCCTGCGCCGCCGCGAGTGCGCGCGCAGCTTGCCGCCGCCGCGCCGCCTGCGCGGTCCTGCATCGGCGTGATAGCGGGCGCGCGTCGCACACAAGAATGCCTGTGA
- a CDS encoding AAA family ATPase produces MKALMISKDSLLHAELAAQGSARMPAVQLVASRNGLRDAVERQLPESPELVILDASDIADDEGEMVDRLCKQYPGASFMLLTRDPQQDLLIRAMRAGMREVLQLPLVHRAFHEAMDRIEVAAGLSPVREGKVLAFISCKGGSGATFLSTNFGYALAALADRKVLLIDLHGQFGDATLYVSDQKPAMTLSDICAQISRMDGAFLDSCLVHVASNFGVLAAADDPNRTVDMKPEHMDLILRIARQHYDFVVLDVGRQIDAISLRALDQADTIYPVLQLALPDIRDGRRLLDIFRSLGYPSERTRLIVNRYEKGGKLRLMDLEQALGADVVHTVPNDYLSATDSVNQGIPLLQLSRSSAVARSLAELVELVAARRVPESKGLFDRIFGRNDGG; encoded by the coding sequence ATGAAAGCGCTCATGATCAGCAAGGACAGCCTGCTGCACGCCGAACTCGCCGCGCAAGGATCTGCGCGCATGCCGGCGGTGCAGCTGGTGGCGTCGCGCAACGGCCTGCGTGACGCGGTCGAACGCCAGCTGCCGGAAAGCCCGGAGCTGGTGATACTGGATGCCAGCGACATCGCCGACGACGAGGGCGAAATGGTGGACCGCCTATGCAAGCAGTATCCGGGCGCTTCCTTCATGCTGCTGACGCGCGATCCGCAGCAGGACCTGCTGATCCGCGCCATGCGCGCCGGCATGCGCGAGGTGCTGCAGCTGCCGTTGGTGCACCGCGCCTTCCACGAGGCCATGGACCGCATCGAGGTGGCGGCCGGACTGAGTCCCGTCCGCGAAGGCAAGGTGCTGGCCTTCATCTCTTGCAAGGGCGGCAGCGGCGCCACCTTTCTGTCGACCAATTTCGGCTATGCGCTGGCGGCGCTGGCCGACCGCAAGGTGCTGCTGATCGACTTGCACGGCCAGTTCGGCGATGCCACGCTGTACGTCTCCGACCAGAAGCCGGCGATGACGCTGTCCGACATCTGCGCGCAGATCAGTCGCATGGACGGCGCCTTCCTCGATTCCTGCCTGGTGCACGTGGCCTCCAACTTCGGCGTGCTGGCGGCCGCCGATGATCCCAACCGCACCGTCGACATGAAGCCGGAGCATATGGACCTGATCCTGCGCATCGCGCGCCAGCATTACGACTTCGTGGTGTTGGACGTAGGCCGCCAGATCGACGCCATCTCGCTGCGCGCGCTGGACCAGGCGGACACCATCTACCCGGTGCTGCAACTGGCCTTGCCGGATATCCGCGACGGCCGTCGCCTGCTCGATATCTTCCGCTCGCTGGGCTATCCCAGCGAGCGCACGCGCCTGATCGTCAATCGCTACGAGAAGGGCGGCAAGCTGCGTCTGATGGACCTGGAACAGGCGCTGGGTGCGGACGTGGTGCACACGGTGCCCAACGATTATCTGTCGGCCACCGACTCGGTCAACCAAGGCATCCCCCTGCTGCAGCTGTCGCGCAGCAGCGCGGTGGCGCGCAGCCTGGCGGAGTTGGTGGAACTGGTGGCGGCCCGGCGCGTCCCGGAGAGCAAGGGACTGTTCGACCGTATCTTCGGCCGCAACGATGGAGGATAA
- a CDS encoding ATP-binding protein, with protein MLALEPPSPYTQLLDAEPEALLPPQPKSVRDTGLQQQLIVELIAKALYLNGRSHLPVLTTRLHLSINVLREVLDFMVAEHVAEVAWRGESDIDVQYQLTGAGKQRAASWLERCPYTGPAPVRLEAWRAMVERQAAPATLPSADELAVEFTDDFLAAPVQRMLGAAMHAGRSMLLYGPSGSGKSALARRLGTLLTGLVAVPHAVVVGQDIVQVYDPALHRAPMPRQVRQVPERRSNDPRWVLCQRPVVVLDASLDADMLDLQPDAANGCYRAPPQLKANNGLLIVDDLGRQRMSAAELLNRFAQAQELEHSDLSLTGGYHFQAPCRMRLVFVSSLPPSSLLDDAALRRVGYKIPVGALNAANYRTLVRQQCLSTGVAYDEAALRYLLDELHAGAGLPLLACYPREIVARVADFAGFMGEPARMSVAALDQAWSSMFAGADVEQRLA; from the coding sequence ATGCTAGCCCTTGAACCACCATCCCCCTACACGCAGCTGCTCGACGCCGAGCCGGAAGCGCTGCTGCCGCCGCAACCGAAATCGGTACGCGATACCGGCCTGCAGCAACAGCTCATCGTCGAACTGATCGCCAAGGCACTGTACCTCAACGGCCGCAGCCACCTGCCGGTACTGACTACCCGGCTGCACCTATCGATCAACGTGCTGCGCGAGGTGCTCGATTTTATGGTGGCCGAACATGTGGCCGAAGTGGCGTGGCGCGGCGAATCCGACATCGACGTGCAGTACCAGTTGACCGGCGCCGGCAAGCAGCGCGCCGCCAGCTGGCTGGAACGCTGCCCGTACACCGGTCCCGCGCCGGTGCGGCTGGAAGCGTGGCGGGCCATGGTGGAACGCCAGGCCGCGCCGGCGACGCTGCCGAGCGCCGATGAACTGGCGGTGGAATTTACCGACGACTTCCTGGCGGCGCCGGTGCAGCGCATGCTCGGCGCTGCCATGCACGCCGGCCGCAGCATGCTGCTGTACGGTCCCTCGGGCAGCGGCAAGTCGGCGCTGGCACGCCGGCTTGGAACGCTGTTGACAGGGCTGGTGGCGGTGCCGCATGCGGTGGTGGTGGGGCAGGATATCGTGCAGGTGTACGACCCCGCGCTGCACCGCGCACCCATGCCGCGCCAGGTGCGCCAGGTGCCCGAGCGGCGCAGCAACGATCCGCGCTGGGTGCTGTGCCAGCGACCGGTGGTGGTGCTCGACGCCTCCCTCGATGCGGACATGCTGGACCTGCAGCCGGATGCGGCCAACGGCTGCTATCGCGCGCCGCCGCAGCTGAAGGCCAACAACGGCCTGCTGATCGTCGACGATCTCGGGCGCCAGCGCATGTCCGCCGCCGAGCTGCTGAACCGCTTTGCCCAGGCGCAGGAGCTCGAGCACAGCGACTTGTCGCTGACCGGCGGCTATCACTTCCAGGCGCCTTGCCGCATGCGGCTGGTGTTCGTCAGCAGCCTGCCGCCATCGTCGCTGCTCGATGACGCCGCGCTGCGCCGCGTCGGTTACAAGATTCCGGTGGGCGCACTGAACGCCGCCAACTACCGCACCCTGGTGCGCCAGCAGTGCCTGAGCACCGGCGTGGCATATGACGAGGCGGCGTTGCGCTACCTGCTCGATGAACTGCACGCCGGCGCGGGCCTGCCGCTGCTGGCTTGCTATCCGCGCGAGATCGTTGCTCGCGTGGCCGATTTCGCCGGCTTCATGGGCGAGCCGGCGCGCATGTCGGTGGCGGCGCTGGATCAGGCCTGGAGCAGCATGTTCGCCGGCGCTGACGTTGAGCAGCGATTAGCATGA